The sequence TATATGAGCACTGAAAGGAATGTGTTTTGTGGCTCTCTGACATATTGGATGTGTATACACAgtatctctctgtgtgtttctgtagtgCTACAGGATTAATACCTGGGCAACTGTCATTTTTGTCCTGTCTTTCTAGAAGTCCAAGGTTTTGCCTccagctgctggttctggttttCACTATGGGGCTCGTTGTCACAGGTGAGCAGTTCTGTCAATAGCGCATGTCCATTGTGGTTTTACATTGAAACCAGCTGTTTAGTGGTTAGTAAATTTTAGGAGCTGAGTTCACGGTGCTGTGGTCAGTCACACATGAACAGAGCAACAACACATGTTATATAATACAGACAGAAATCACCAGAAACATAACATCCAACTCTACAGCACAGCAGAACTTAATATTCcctttttagtttctgttttgattttaaaggGCAGCATTTACTGTGTAAGAAATACACTTTCTTGTAACATTTATAGAGAGGTTTCCTTCCACTTATATGCTCCAAAGATAAATATGAACAAGCATAGTGACTGGAAACCAGTGCCAGACTAGCAACTCCACCCTGTTTAACCCTTTAATGCGCAAGATGGGTCAAAAGtaacccaaatccaatggaaaatgggtatctcctcacCCACACTGCGTATCAAAGGGTTAAGGTCTCTAGATTAAGGTGAACTAAGATAATTGCCTGCTCGTTGTAAATCACACAGATATGAGAATGGTGTGACCATTGTCAACTAACTCATGTCAAAAGAGCAAGTAAGCATATTTTCCAAACTGTTCTCTGAGTATATCTTCCAGTCCATAAACttaatgtttctgttttcagcaaAATTGTTGTGATATAGTAAAATATCAAACTTTAGTCAAATGAAGTTAGTTCTAAGTTTGTCAACCTAAAGACAGATGTTTTCATCATCTAAGATATAAGAGAGATACTActacacaaaaaggaaaaagcaaataaggaaaaagaagaagtgaaATTAGTCTACTGCGTCAGGCAATGGACCTTCACACCCACTCAAAGCCTAAAATATGAACTGTTTACTCATATTGTACAGCTCAgtaatgttttttgtcattcctTTTGTGTCCCTGAAGACACCGTGTTTCATAAAAGGTTTCCCGGTATGCTCTTAAACTTTACTCCCACTTACGTTTCTTTTCCAGAAAGGGTTGTTCCGATGTCGCTCAGAGGGGAAGTTGGTGGAAATGTGACCTTTAAGTCGCCCACTGTGAAGCagggaaaaacaaaatacatgtaTCTCCAAAAGGGCAGCGTATACATCAATGGATACCACTCAACATGGAACATCACACAACCGGTATGGCAGAACACAAGAGTGGATAGCAGCACAAATGAGGTCCACATGTTTGGACTGAACATGTCTCATAGTGGGGTATACGACCTCTATATCCACTACAGCAATGATCCGGAACCGACTAGAATAATTATACGACTGAATGTCACAGGTATGCACATGCAAAGTTCAACATTTTAACTATAATTTGTTCCAGCTTTATCAGGAGTTTCTCCACACACAATAACTTAAATGTAattcttaaaaaatatatcgCACTGTTTTTATGTGACACCATTTCACAATCTCATGGCATTTTCATTACAATCCTTCATCCAAGTTTACTTGAAACTTAGATTAGACAGATTAGATAGAACGAGGTAAATTTATTCTTTTCCCCCGAAGTTcacaaaacccaaaacaatTTATCTCTTGGCTTCAACTTGAAGGAACAAAAAGGCCTCAACAGAGAGGAGTCTGTGTGTACTAGTCTGACTTAGACATGAATCATACAGGAAAGCacctcagatttttttaaaaatttgcaccCTTCCCTTTCCATCTTGTCTCAATACTGGTGATAAACAGTTTTTCTTAGTTTCAAAAAAGCATAAACGTTGAAAACAAATGGCTGACTGTAaccagtgtctgtctgtcttcctgtctTCTAGGAAAGTACACTACACCTTCAGTCACACCCGTGTGTAGTGATGAAAACAATTTCAAGAGATGCATCGTGACATGTGCCTCACATGGTGGGTTCCCATTGTCCAGCATGACATGGAACGTGTTTGGGACCGAGAATACTAGCAATAATAATTGGCAAGTCCTGAACAGGACTGAACTTCAAAGTAAAGCTACCAAGTTGTTCACGAGCTCCAGCACTGCATACTTCAATTGTTCCAGAGGGGAGCTGAAGttcagctgctctgtgagtGGTGTAACCTCAGATGAGCATTCAGTCTGTGAGTATTTAATGCagcaaagatttttaaaaactctgtgGTATGCTTTAACCACTGGGCAAGTTTTGGGAAGTGTGAAAGCCAATGAAAATCCCTTGCAACCTATACCCATAATGACctttttgtgtgcatttacatCCTGTCACTGTTCGGCTTTGACAGAGgagttcagtttgtgtttctgtgacgAGATTTTAAGGCTCATACGAGACTAGGAGTCTGCAGCCAAACCAAATACTCTGTGGGGATGTAGTGTAATTACCTACAGTGGTGTTTTTTCAGAGACAAATGAGACGACTTAAGAAGCTGTGTTTCAAAATCAAAGCCTAGCAACTGCATTTCTTGGATGTCATGTCATCAAATTTCACTAAAGGACTGCTCCAATGTCTGGATCCTTTAAATTTTaccaaataacattttttttagagacTTTTCAATCATGAGTATGTGCCTCCTCTGCTTAAAGCACTCACAGTTCTGTCTTGGAAGGACCCGTCCTACCAAGCAGCATTATAGACCTTGGCTTTGAGAAATACCTTTCGTTTAATGTGTTGGCATGCTAACAATTGCTGATCAgcactaaataaaatgtgtaggtCAGGCTAATGGGAATAGTTTTCAGGTATTTGCTTGTAAACTGAAGTATTGGACACACACCTTTGATTTGATGATGGCACAAAAGGAGTTACAGGTTATTAAAAGTTTCTCCACTGTAGAGAATGAATGTCTACAAAAAGTCCTATGTCATTCTGTCTACTTGATGTTGcaaattttcagttgatgctacaaagaaaaacccaaaaagGTCACTGATACATACATTTCTTCTCATCTGTAGGTGCACACCAGGATTCACTGAACAATCCCAGTCTTATTGTGATAATTACAGCCTGTCTAGTGCCTTTCCTGTTGGTAATTTTGGGACTGTGTTGGTGGAGATGCAAGAAAAGACCAATAAGTAAGGATACAGGTTTTTGTCAGAATATAGCTGTTCTATGTACATTTGCATATCTTTAAGAATGTAAAGATGTCCGCAGGAACTGTACCGTAATGCGAAAAAATCACAACAAGTTCTGTGTTGGCTTCCAGGAACAGTGGTGGCGCAAAACGTGGTGGAAGAGCTAAAGCTAAATGGATGTGAGGAGCAAGAAGCTGTTTAGTGGAGACACGCAAAAATTCCCAAAACTTTGATTACACTGAGGTAAAAATGCCAATAAAGAAATATTGTAAATCCTATCACAGTTGCTTCAGAATATTAAATTTCATTAAGTTCTACAATCTTTCATCAGTTAGCTTATTCCTTCCTTGTTccttgttttatatgttttgttttgttgttgtatgcAGGGAGGTAATAGTCCTCACTATCCTCCCCCAGGAGGGGACAGAGGCATCTTGAGTGTTAAACTGATGAAGAAGACAATCCAGTTTTTGTTTCGGACCAAAAATCATAGGTGTTCAGGAAACAAGAACCAAAACTGGATGTCAATCAGATGTATTTTGTGACTGACTGCCAAGACGGGAATGACCAGCGTCCTCAAGAACCAGTGAATCACCAGGGACCACACGCTGTCAACATTTCAGTGTCACTTGtgactttgacatttttgaggAAGTATATATTATTACTAATGAAGCAGGATGCGTCATTAAACTGACAACAGCGGACGGGAATGACTTacttctcaaaaaaaaaaaaaaagcacttttccAGTGGTGTGTGGTGAGATTGATGTTGCATTCTCGAAAACTGTATCTCATGGAAACACCACCTCGCACTGAGTGGTAAAGTCCAAAGAAGAAAATACTGAAAGACTTTATTGTTACACTGACGTTTGTGAGCGGAAATGAGACCCATTACACTTGCTGCTAGGGTCACTTCTTGACtgttttagcatattttttttaaattatggtaTAGTGCTGTTGCTGtactttaaaaatttccctGTGAATTTTCCTTTAGTAGCCATGTTTAAATTGCTACATGTATAGATACAATAGAGCGGCACCATGGTCTCTTAATTTGCATCAAGAATGATCAGTagccaaaaaaatgtgaaagatgCATGAATTAAGAAAAGACAGGTGCCAAAATACTGTTTGCACAATATTTGCTTTGCTGAACTTTGCTGTTTCAGCCAAACTTTCTTTAGTATTCTGTAAGCTCTTGTATTCCCTAGTAAAGTGCAATAAGGATACAAGGAAAAGAgggtttttcttgcttttaatTGAATGACCATTGCTTTGATCATTGGTATTTTGATCTTTTCAcaattgtgacattttctcagGTAGCTGTTCTCATTCTAAATGTATGTATGCAAAATATTTAttcaattgtttgtttttcctacTTGATGTTGGACTATAAAATGCACTATGATTTGGTATTTATCCAAGCTGTATCCCTTTTGTAAACCAATTAAACTTGTAAAACTCAATTTTTATTGTGTTGGGGGAAGATTTACGTTCATATTTCATGTTTAGGTCCCGGCATTGCACACTACAGTAGACAGTATTTACACAATCCACACactcacagaaaacaacaaaaatctttgCTCCAGAAATAAGTTTTCAATTGCAATGCAGCCTAACTGCCACTAGATGTCGTACAAGCACCACACAGTGAGAATTAAATCCCTGGCATTGTGGTTGATTACTATAGAAATTGGGTTTGGTTTTACTATGACATATTACAAATACACCGATGTTCTACACCCATGAAACTGATCACATTAGTCATAATATACAATTTAATTTCCTTCTTCCACGGTAGAGAAACAATGTCTGTGTATTCAGCTCATGATGTGTAATCAAAGCAATGCCAAAATGATCCTTTTACACAGGGACACATATTGTATccttccagtaaaaaaaaaaagaaattcatgcAGCAAGGAGGTTGTAGAGTAGAAGAGGTATGAGATCAATggtagaagaggaagaaatgTAAGATGTCTATCAGATGTCTATATTCAggaaaaagcaactggacttctcttttctGGATCTAGacacatttcacctctcatctaaGAGGCTTCTTCAGAACTGAATAAGAGATGAATCGCCCTGTAGAATGGAAAAAAGAGAAGTCAAGTtgctttttttccagtgaaaagCTTTCACTGACGCTTTAAGAATAGGAATTGTAAGATCATTTCACCACATTGTCTATTGAGTCTATGAGAGTACGTATTATTAAATATAGTTAAAATCATAGATATGCACATCACCGAAAACCGTCTGTTTCCACCTCTTTCCCTCTTCACTCGCTTCCTCTCTGCCTCATGAGTCACTGTGACAGGCTGTCAGTCCAGTCTCTGCTCTGTTTACATTGGGCAGCAGAGCAGCACCAGGCTGGTTACACTTCAGGAATGTAACCCCAAAGGTCCctgccctcctccctcctctcctccccttctcCCCCCTCTGTCTTTCCCATCATTTTCCTTCCCTTCCTTCATTCTTTTATTCCCTCTTCGCATGTCCTCACGCCTTCCCCTCACTCTCCTTCTGCATCTTCTCCAGTCCTTCCACTCTTATGTCCTCCCTCTAATTACCCTCCCTTCTGTCCCCATCACCCTCCCCCCTCTGCCACCTTTCTCCCCTCTTTCTTTTACCCACCTCTTTTCTCTCCACCGAACGTCCACTCCCCTTTCTCCCTCAtcccttttttctctttccctttTTAAAATTCAGGCAGCATTGTCCAAGCTCACTCACGCCCCCCTTTCCTCTTTCATCACACCCCCCCTCACCTCCCACTCCACCCCATCTCcgtgtcctccctcctttcatTCCTCCGCTGTCTAACCCAAACAAATCAGGGAGGACCTTCCTCTGTGGTGGCTGCAGGAGAAACACACCACATGTCAGACTTGGTTTAAACATAAACATTAGTCAATTTGAGGTACTGGAAAAGGATGTGAAGCGCTTAAGTTCAAGATGAAACAGAAGTACTGTTAGGAAATGTAAAACTTTGATGTATATTAACAAAAGGACCCTGTCATGGGGCAAAAATacgaaagacacaaaaactattGGACTCCACTgaacattttccatttgtttattCAATGAACATGTTGAACTGACTAATATTTCTTTCTGGGAGCATGACAAGCACACacaaactgatttttatttctAGGGGATTGAACCCACACTGACAACTTGCAGATGGACTAAAGAGCTAAAGAATCAAAGTCTTTATAGGTACATTAAGAATCAAAAGAAAGGCGAAGAAAGGAGTTGTGATGATCATAAACAACCTAAGCAGATTTTCAAGTTTTCCAGTGACACAGCAGAGTGGTGTAATCTCCTGCTTAATGGAGAATGTCTTCCGTCAGAACACAGTCCTGTGGCATTTCTCAGCAAGTGGTTTGTGACCTCTGCCACACTGTTTATAATCAGATTACCCCAGTTATGAAAGTCAACTAGATTAGTTTTAGCGCCGGGAGCTGGAACACGACGCATCAATTCACAGTGGGTGAGTCGAGCTGATCAGCTGGAGGGAGATTGGGCTgttaacatttacaaaatacgCAGCGAGTGTAGAGTGGAACAATGCAAACAGTATAGAATAAAGTGGACCCTTTCAACACAACTAAATCTGTAAGTATCATAATCTGCTCTTTTCCTCCCATTGCAATTAATTGTAATGTGCAAATAAATGTTACTAACTGTAAAAACTAGACTGTACTCTAGTGAATACTAATTCATATACATTGTGAGTCTAAATGACATCAGAAAATGACTATTTGTTACCTTGATTATCAGATATGAGCCTACAGGTAAGCTTTTTGATATGTTTACACATAACACTGTTGTGGACAAacgatcagcagcagcatcaa comes from Amphiprion ocellaris isolate individual 3 ecotype Okinawa chromosome 7, ASM2253959v1, whole genome shotgun sequence and encodes:
- the LOC111572667 gene encoding uncharacterized protein LOC111572667 — protein: MARCDQQCFLSPRFCLQLLVLVFTMGLVVTERVVPMSLRGEVGGNVTFKSPTVKQGKTKYMYLQKGSVYINGYHSTWNITQPVWQNTRVDSSTNEVHMFGLNMSHSGVYDLYIHYSNDPEPTRIIIRLNVTGKYTTPSVTPVCSDENNFKRCIVTCASHGGFPLSSMTWNVFGTENTSNNNWQVLNRTELQSKATKLFTSSSTAYFNCSRGELKFSCSVSGVTSDEHSVCAHQDSLNNPSLIVIITACLVPFLLVILGLCWWRCKKRPIRTVVAQNVVEELKLNGCEEQEAV